In one window of Brassica rapa cultivar Chiifu-401-42 chromosome A07, CAAS_Brap_v3.01, whole genome shotgun sequence DNA:
- the LOC103844362 gene encoding polyadenylate-binding protein 2 isoform X3 — MAQVQPQGQNPNGSGTAGGTTSLYVGDLHANVTDAQLFEAFSQMGQVVTVRVCRDLATWRSLGYGYVNFATPQDAARAIQEMNYIPLNGKPVRVMYSHRDPSVRRSGAGNIFIKNLDKSIDHKALHDTFSAFGNIISCKVAVDSSGQSKGYGFMQYETDESAQKPMAQLNGMLLNDKQVYVGPFLRRQERDSTANVTKFTNVYVKNLAESTTDDDLKNTFGEFGNIISALVMKDRDVKSKGFGYVNFDNADDAARAVETLNGKTFDDKEWFVGRAQKKSERKTELKVRYEQSLREAADKFQSSNLYVTNLDDSISDEKLKELFTPYGTVTSWKVMRDPNGISRGSGFVAFSTPEEASKNMSEMSGKMIENKPLYVAVAQRKEDRRAILQVQCHHLLGLVCRCIPLVVQSVFGYQQQMVPEMRPGGGPMHNFFMPMVQHGQQRPGGRRPGGIQQSHHHQQQQVPMMQQHPRGRMFRYSQCRGSGGPPDVLGMLPYEMPSNMPLRDPVLSQHVPIGALATSLANASPEHQRTMLGENLYQLVEQLEAESAAKVTGMLLEMDQTEVLHLLESPEALKAKVAEAMDVLRSVAAGGAAEQLASLNLNDDLVS, encoded by the exons atggcTCAGGTTCAACCTCAAGGTCAGAATCCAAACGGTTCGGGAACAGCGGGCGGTACGACGTCGCTTTATGTTGGAGATCTGCATGCGAATGTCACAGACGCGCAGCTCTTCGAGGCGTTTAGCCAGATGGGTCAAGTTGTGACCGTTCGTGTCTGTAGGGATTTAGCTACTTGGAGATCTCTCGGTTATGGATATGTCAACTTCGCCACTCCTCAAGATG CTGCAAGAGCGATTCAGGAAATGAACTACATTCCTCTTAATGGAAAACCTGTCAGGGTTATGTACTCTCATCGTGATCCTAGTGTTCGCCGAAGTGGTGCAGGAAACATATTCATCAAG AATCTTGACAAGTCCATAGACCACAAAGCGTTGCATGATACGTTTTCTGCGTTCGGGAATATTATCTCGTGCAAGGTAGCTGTGGATTCCTCAGGGCAATCGAAAGGCTATGGGTTTATGCAATATGAAACTGATGAATCTGCCCAGAAACCTATGGCTCAATTGAACGGCATGTTACTGAATGATAAGCAAGTGTATGTTGGACCTTTCCTCAGGAGGCAAGAAAGAGACTCTACCGCTAACGTAACAAAATTCACCAATGTGTATGTGAAGAATCTTGCTGAATCAACTACTGATGATGATTTGAAGAACACTTTTGGTGAGTTTGGAAATATTATAAGTGCGTTGGTGATGAAAGATAGAGATGTGAAGTCAAAGGGCTTTGGTTATGTTAACTTTGACAATGCCGATGATGCTGCTAGGGCTGTGGAAACTCTGAATGGGAAGACATTTGATGATAAGGAATGGTTTGTTGGTAGGGCCCAAAAGAAGTCTGAAAGGAAAACGGAACTAAAGGTTCGGTATGAGCAGAGTTTGAGGGAAGCTGCAGACAAGTTTCAAAGCTCTAACTTGTATGTCACGAATTTAGATGACAGTATCTCTGACGAGAAACTGAAGGAGCTTTTTACACCTTATGGCACTGTTACATCTTGGAAG GTGATGCGGGATCCGAATGGCATAAGCAGGGGCTCTGGTTTTGTAGCATTCTCAACTCCTGAAGAAGCAAGCAAAAAT ATGTCAGAGATGAGTGGTAAAATGATTGAAAACAAACCTCTCTATGTTGCTGTTGCTCAGAGAAAAGAGGACAGAAGGGCCATACTCCAG GTGCAATGCCACCATCTGTTGGGCCTCGTATGCAGATGTATCCCCCTGGTGGTCCAG TCCGTGTTTGGCTACCAGCAACAGATGGTTCCTGAAATGAGACCCGGTGGTGGACCGATGCACAATTTCTTCATGCCAATGGTTCAGCATGGCCAGCAGCGTCCTGGAGGTAGACGCCCTGGTGGGATCCAGCaatctcatcatcatcagcagCAGCAAGTTCCCATGATGCAGCAGCACCCGAGGGGTCGCATGTTCCGCTATTCACAATGCCGTGGAAGTGGTGGTCCCCCTGATGTTCTTGGAATGCTTCCATATGAGATGCCTAGTAATATGCCGCTACGTGACCCTGTACTTTCTCAACATGTTCCTATTGGAGCTTTGGCTACATCTCTTGCTAATGCGTCTCCAGAACACCAGAGGACG ATGCTGGGTGAGAATCTGTATCAGCTTGTGGAGCAACTTGAGGCAGAGTCTGCAGCTAAAGTGACTGGGATGCTTTTGGAGATGGATCAAACCGAAGTGCTCCATCTCTTGGAGTCACCTGAAGCTCTCAAGGCTAAAGTAGCCGAGGCTATGGACGTTCTCAGAAGTGTTGCTGCGGGTGGTGCAGCCGAGCAGCTTGCCTCTTTGAACCTCAACGACGACCTTGTCTCTTAA
- the LOC103844362 gene encoding polyadenylate-binding protein 2 isoform X4, whose translation MAQVQPQGQNPNGSGTAGGTTSLYVGDLHANVTDAQLFEAFSQMGQVVTVRVCRDLATWRSLGYGYVNFATPQDAARAIQEMNYIPLNGKPVRVMYSHRDPSVRRSGAGNIFIKNLDKSIDHKALHDTFSAFGNIISCKVAVDSSGQSKGYGFMQYETDESAQKPMAQLNGMLLNDKQVYVGPFLRRQERDSTANVTKFTNVYVKNLAESTTDDDLKNTFGEFGNIISALVMKDRDVKSKGFGYVNFDNADDAARAVETLNGKTFDDKEWFVGRAQKKSERKTELKVRYEQSLREAADKFQSSNLYVTNLDDSISDEKLKELFTPYGTVTSWKVMRDPNGISRGSGFVAFSTPEEASKNMSEMSGKMIENKPLYVAVAQRKEDRRAILQVQCHHLLGLVCRCIPLVVQQQMVPEMRPGGGPMHNFFMPMVQHGQQRPGGRRPGGIQQSHHHQQQQVPMMQQHPRGRMFRYSQCRGSGGPPDVLGMLPYEMPSNMPLRDPVLSQHVPIGALATSLANASPEHQRTMLGENLYQLVEQLEAESAAKVTGMLLEMDQTEVLHLLESPEALKAKVAEAMDVLRSVAAGGAAEQLASLNLNDDLVS comes from the exons atggcTCAGGTTCAACCTCAAGGTCAGAATCCAAACGGTTCGGGAACAGCGGGCGGTACGACGTCGCTTTATGTTGGAGATCTGCATGCGAATGTCACAGACGCGCAGCTCTTCGAGGCGTTTAGCCAGATGGGTCAAGTTGTGACCGTTCGTGTCTGTAGGGATTTAGCTACTTGGAGATCTCTCGGTTATGGATATGTCAACTTCGCCACTCCTCAAGATG CTGCAAGAGCGATTCAGGAAATGAACTACATTCCTCTTAATGGAAAACCTGTCAGGGTTATGTACTCTCATCGTGATCCTAGTGTTCGCCGAAGTGGTGCAGGAAACATATTCATCAAG AATCTTGACAAGTCCATAGACCACAAAGCGTTGCATGATACGTTTTCTGCGTTCGGGAATATTATCTCGTGCAAGGTAGCTGTGGATTCCTCAGGGCAATCGAAAGGCTATGGGTTTATGCAATATGAAACTGATGAATCTGCCCAGAAACCTATGGCTCAATTGAACGGCATGTTACTGAATGATAAGCAAGTGTATGTTGGACCTTTCCTCAGGAGGCAAGAAAGAGACTCTACCGCTAACGTAACAAAATTCACCAATGTGTATGTGAAGAATCTTGCTGAATCAACTACTGATGATGATTTGAAGAACACTTTTGGTGAGTTTGGAAATATTATAAGTGCGTTGGTGATGAAAGATAGAGATGTGAAGTCAAAGGGCTTTGGTTATGTTAACTTTGACAATGCCGATGATGCTGCTAGGGCTGTGGAAACTCTGAATGGGAAGACATTTGATGATAAGGAATGGTTTGTTGGTAGGGCCCAAAAGAAGTCTGAAAGGAAAACGGAACTAAAGGTTCGGTATGAGCAGAGTTTGAGGGAAGCTGCAGACAAGTTTCAAAGCTCTAACTTGTATGTCACGAATTTAGATGACAGTATCTCTGACGAGAAACTGAAGGAGCTTTTTACACCTTATGGCACTGTTACATCTTGGAAG GTGATGCGGGATCCGAATGGCATAAGCAGGGGCTCTGGTTTTGTAGCATTCTCAACTCCTGAAGAAGCAAGCAAAAAT ATGTCAGAGATGAGTGGTAAAATGATTGAAAACAAACCTCTCTATGTTGCTGTTGCTCAGAGAAAAGAGGACAGAAGGGCCATACTCCAG GTGCAATGCCACCATCTGTTGGGCCTCGTATGCAGATGTATCCCCCTGGTGGTCCAG CAACAGATGGTTCCTGAAATGAGACCCGGTGGTGGACCGATGCACAATTTCTTCATGCCAATGGTTCAGCATGGCCAGCAGCGTCCTGGAGGTAGACGCCCTGGTGGGATCCAGCaatctcatcatcatcagcagCAGCAAGTTCCCATGATGCAGCAGCACCCGAGGGGTCGCATGTTCCGCTATTCACAATGCCGTGGAAGTGGTGGTCCCCCTGATGTTCTTGGAATGCTTCCATATGAGATGCCTAGTAATATGCCGCTACGTGACCCTGTACTTTCTCAACATGTTCCTATTGGAGCTTTGGCTACATCTCTTGCTAATGCGTCTCCAGAACACCAGAGGACG ATGCTGGGTGAGAATCTGTATCAGCTTGTGGAGCAACTTGAGGCAGAGTCTGCAGCTAAAGTGACTGGGATGCTTTTGGAGATGGATCAAACCGAAGTGCTCCATCTCTTGGAGTCACCTGAAGCTCTCAAGGCTAAAGTAGCCGAGGCTATGGACGTTCTCAGAAGTGTTGCTGCGGGTGGTGCAGCCGAGCAGCTTGCCTCTTTGAACCTCAACGACGACCTTGTCTCTTAA
- the LOC103844362 gene encoding polyadenylate-binding protein 2 isoform X2, which yields MAQVQPQGQNPNGSGTAGGTTSLYVGDLHANVTDAQLFEAFSQMGQVVTVRVCRDLATWRSLGYGYVNFATPQDAARAIQEMNYIPLNGKPVRVMYSHRDPSVRRSGAGNIFIKNLDKSIDHKALHDTFSAFGNIISCKVAVDSSGQSKGYGFMQYETDESAQKPMAQLNGMLLNDKQVYVGPFLRRQERDSTANVTKFTNVYVKNLAESTTDDDLKNTFGEFGNIISALVMKDRDVKSKGFGYVNFDNADDAARAVETLNGKTFDDKEWFVGRAQKKSERKTELKVRYEQSLREAADKFQSSNLYVTNLDDSISDEKLKELFTPYGTVTSWKVMRDPNGISRGSGFVAFSTPEEASKNMSEMSGKMIENKPLYVAVAQRKEDRRAILQAQFSQMRPGAMPPSVGPRMQMYPPGGPGIGQQVFYGQAPPPMIPSQQQMVPEMRPGGGPMHNFFMPMVQHGQQRPGGRRPGGIQQSHHHQQQQVPMMQQHPRGRMFRYSQCRGSGGPPDVLGMLPYEMPSNMPLRDPVLSQHVPIGALATSLANASPEHQRTMLGENLYQLVEQLEAESAAKVTGMLLEMDQTEVLHLLESPEALKAKVAEAMDVLRSVAAGGAAEQLASLNLNDDLVS from the exons atggcTCAGGTTCAACCTCAAGGTCAGAATCCAAACGGTTCGGGAACAGCGGGCGGTACGACGTCGCTTTATGTTGGAGATCTGCATGCGAATGTCACAGACGCGCAGCTCTTCGAGGCGTTTAGCCAGATGGGTCAAGTTGTGACCGTTCGTGTCTGTAGGGATTTAGCTACTTGGAGATCTCTCGGTTATGGATATGTCAACTTCGCCACTCCTCAAGATG CTGCAAGAGCGATTCAGGAAATGAACTACATTCCTCTTAATGGAAAACCTGTCAGGGTTATGTACTCTCATCGTGATCCTAGTGTTCGCCGAAGTGGTGCAGGAAACATATTCATCAAG AATCTTGACAAGTCCATAGACCACAAAGCGTTGCATGATACGTTTTCTGCGTTCGGGAATATTATCTCGTGCAAGGTAGCTGTGGATTCCTCAGGGCAATCGAAAGGCTATGGGTTTATGCAATATGAAACTGATGAATCTGCCCAGAAACCTATGGCTCAATTGAACGGCATGTTACTGAATGATAAGCAAGTGTATGTTGGACCTTTCCTCAGGAGGCAAGAAAGAGACTCTACCGCTAACGTAACAAAATTCACCAATGTGTATGTGAAGAATCTTGCTGAATCAACTACTGATGATGATTTGAAGAACACTTTTGGTGAGTTTGGAAATATTATAAGTGCGTTGGTGATGAAAGATAGAGATGTGAAGTCAAAGGGCTTTGGTTATGTTAACTTTGACAATGCCGATGATGCTGCTAGGGCTGTGGAAACTCTGAATGGGAAGACATTTGATGATAAGGAATGGTTTGTTGGTAGGGCCCAAAAGAAGTCTGAAAGGAAAACGGAACTAAAGGTTCGGTATGAGCAGAGTTTGAGGGAAGCTGCAGACAAGTTTCAAAGCTCTAACTTGTATGTCACGAATTTAGATGACAGTATCTCTGACGAGAAACTGAAGGAGCTTTTTACACCTTATGGCACTGTTACATCTTGGAAG GTGATGCGGGATCCGAATGGCATAAGCAGGGGCTCTGGTTTTGTAGCATTCTCAACTCCTGAAGAAGCAAGCAAAAAT ATGTCAGAGATGAGTGGTAAAATGATTGAAAACAAACCTCTCTATGTTGCTGTTGCTCAGAGAAAAGAGGACAGAAGGGCCATACTCCAG GCTCAGTTTTCCCAAATGAGACCGGGTGCAATGCCACCATCTGTTGGGCCTCGTATGCAGATGTATCCCCCTGGTGGTCCAGGTATTGGACAACAAGTGTTTTATGGTCAGGCACCTCCTCCTATGATTCCTTCACAG CAACAGATGGTTCCTGAAATGAGACCCGGTGGTGGACCGATGCACAATTTCTTCATGCCAATGGTTCAGCATGGCCAGCAGCGTCCTGGAGGTAGACGCCCTGGTGGGATCCAGCaatctcatcatcatcagcagCAGCAAGTTCCCATGATGCAGCAGCACCCGAGGGGTCGCATGTTCCGCTATTCACAATGCCGTGGAAGTGGTGGTCCCCCTGATGTTCTTGGAATGCTTCCATATGAGATGCCTAGTAATATGCCGCTACGTGACCCTGTACTTTCTCAACATGTTCCTATTGGAGCTTTGGCTACATCTCTTGCTAATGCGTCTCCAGAACACCAGAGGACG ATGCTGGGTGAGAATCTGTATCAGCTTGTGGAGCAACTTGAGGCAGAGTCTGCAGCTAAAGTGACTGGGATGCTTTTGGAGATGGATCAAACCGAAGTGCTCCATCTCTTGGAGTCACCTGAAGCTCTCAAGGCTAAAGTAGCCGAGGCTATGGACGTTCTCAGAAGTGTTGCTGCGGGTGGTGCAGCCGAGCAGCTTGCCTCTTTGAACCTCAACGACGACCTTGTCTCTTAA
- the LOC103844362 gene encoding polyadenylate-binding protein 2 isoform X1, whose amino-acid sequence MAQVQPQGQNPNGSGTAGGTTSLYVGDLHANVTDAQLFEAFSQMGQVVTVRVCRDLATWRSLGYGYVNFATPQDAARAIQEMNYIPLNGKPVRVMYSHRDPSVRRSGAGNIFIKNLDKSIDHKALHDTFSAFGNIISCKVAVDSSGQSKGYGFMQYETDESAQKPMAQLNGMLLNDKQVYVGPFLRRQERDSTANVTKFTNVYVKNLAESTTDDDLKNTFGEFGNIISALVMKDRDVKSKGFGYVNFDNADDAARAVETLNGKTFDDKEWFVGRAQKKSERKTELKVRYEQSLREAADKFQSSNLYVTNLDDSISDEKLKELFTPYGTVTSWKVMRDPNGISRGSGFVAFSTPEEASKNMSEMSGKMIENKPLYVAVAQRKEDRRAILQAQFSQMRPGAMPPSVGPRMQMYPPGGPGIGQQVFYGQAPPPMIPSQSVFGYQQQMVPEMRPGGGPMHNFFMPMVQHGQQRPGGRRPGGIQQSHHHQQQQVPMMQQHPRGRMFRYSQCRGSGGPPDVLGMLPYEMPSNMPLRDPVLSQHVPIGALATSLANASPEHQRTMLGENLYQLVEQLEAESAAKVTGMLLEMDQTEVLHLLESPEALKAKVAEAMDVLRSVAAGGAAEQLASLNLNDDLVS is encoded by the exons atggcTCAGGTTCAACCTCAAGGTCAGAATCCAAACGGTTCGGGAACAGCGGGCGGTACGACGTCGCTTTATGTTGGAGATCTGCATGCGAATGTCACAGACGCGCAGCTCTTCGAGGCGTTTAGCCAGATGGGTCAAGTTGTGACCGTTCGTGTCTGTAGGGATTTAGCTACTTGGAGATCTCTCGGTTATGGATATGTCAACTTCGCCACTCCTCAAGATG CTGCAAGAGCGATTCAGGAAATGAACTACATTCCTCTTAATGGAAAACCTGTCAGGGTTATGTACTCTCATCGTGATCCTAGTGTTCGCCGAAGTGGTGCAGGAAACATATTCATCAAG AATCTTGACAAGTCCATAGACCACAAAGCGTTGCATGATACGTTTTCTGCGTTCGGGAATATTATCTCGTGCAAGGTAGCTGTGGATTCCTCAGGGCAATCGAAAGGCTATGGGTTTATGCAATATGAAACTGATGAATCTGCCCAGAAACCTATGGCTCAATTGAACGGCATGTTACTGAATGATAAGCAAGTGTATGTTGGACCTTTCCTCAGGAGGCAAGAAAGAGACTCTACCGCTAACGTAACAAAATTCACCAATGTGTATGTGAAGAATCTTGCTGAATCAACTACTGATGATGATTTGAAGAACACTTTTGGTGAGTTTGGAAATATTATAAGTGCGTTGGTGATGAAAGATAGAGATGTGAAGTCAAAGGGCTTTGGTTATGTTAACTTTGACAATGCCGATGATGCTGCTAGGGCTGTGGAAACTCTGAATGGGAAGACATTTGATGATAAGGAATGGTTTGTTGGTAGGGCCCAAAAGAAGTCTGAAAGGAAAACGGAACTAAAGGTTCGGTATGAGCAGAGTTTGAGGGAAGCTGCAGACAAGTTTCAAAGCTCTAACTTGTATGTCACGAATTTAGATGACAGTATCTCTGACGAGAAACTGAAGGAGCTTTTTACACCTTATGGCACTGTTACATCTTGGAAG GTGATGCGGGATCCGAATGGCATAAGCAGGGGCTCTGGTTTTGTAGCATTCTCAACTCCTGAAGAAGCAAGCAAAAAT ATGTCAGAGATGAGTGGTAAAATGATTGAAAACAAACCTCTCTATGTTGCTGTTGCTCAGAGAAAAGAGGACAGAAGGGCCATACTCCAG GCTCAGTTTTCCCAAATGAGACCGGGTGCAATGCCACCATCTGTTGGGCCTCGTATGCAGATGTATCCCCCTGGTGGTCCAGGTATTGGACAACAAGTGTTTTATGGTCAGGCACCTCCTCCTATGATTCCTTCACAG TCCGTGTTTGGCTACCAGCAACAGATGGTTCCTGAAATGAGACCCGGTGGTGGACCGATGCACAATTTCTTCATGCCAATGGTTCAGCATGGCCAGCAGCGTCCTGGAGGTAGACGCCCTGGTGGGATCCAGCaatctcatcatcatcagcagCAGCAAGTTCCCATGATGCAGCAGCACCCGAGGGGTCGCATGTTCCGCTATTCACAATGCCGTGGAAGTGGTGGTCCCCCTGATGTTCTTGGAATGCTTCCATATGAGATGCCTAGTAATATGCCGCTACGTGACCCTGTACTTTCTCAACATGTTCCTATTGGAGCTTTGGCTACATCTCTTGCTAATGCGTCTCCAGAACACCAGAGGACG ATGCTGGGTGAGAATCTGTATCAGCTTGTGGAGCAACTTGAGGCAGAGTCTGCAGCTAAAGTGACTGGGATGCTTTTGGAGATGGATCAAACCGAAGTGCTCCATCTCTTGGAGTCACCTGAAGCTCTCAAGGCTAAAGTAGCCGAGGCTATGGACGTTCTCAGAAGTGTTGCTGCGGGTGGTGCAGCCGAGCAGCTTGCCTCTTTGAACCTCAACGACGACCTTGTCTCTTAA